A genomic window from Acinetobacter lwoffii includes:
- a CDS encoding YceI family protein, which yields MKTIIKTGLLSLAICLALTSQSFARSWTLTPKSDVGFEIKSMGLTVVKAKFNQVQSTMQFDVKAPQNASTHLVMDVESLSFSKPLFKHMILGEDLFYVEKYKTVIFKSIQFKDLGNGKYNVLGHLTLRGVTKPVIFETTFKPSMSNANLLDVQASAVINRRDFGMKKGIAGVGDKVNLHLSGQCEMN from the coding sequence TTGAAAACAATAATAAAAACTGGGCTCCTTAGCCTAGCGATCTGTTTAGCTTTGACCAGTCAGTCTTTTGCAAGATCATGGACCTTAACTCCCAAAAGTGATGTCGGTTTTGAGATTAAGTCGATGGGTCTTACTGTAGTTAAAGCCAAGTTCAATCAGGTTCAATCCACGATGCAGTTTGACGTTAAAGCACCGCAAAATGCCTCAACTCATCTGGTCATGGATGTGGAAAGTTTAAGCTTTAGTAAGCCGCTATTTAAACATATGATTTTGGGCGAAGACCTGTTTTATGTAGAAAAATATAAGACTGTAATTTTTAAAAGTATCCAGTTTAAAGACTTGGGCAATGGCAAATACAATGTTTTAGGTCATTTAACCCTGCGTGGTGTGACCAAGCCTGTGATTTTTGAAACAACCTTTAAACCCAGTATGTCGAATGCCAACCTGCTTGATGTTCAGGCATCTGCCGTGATTAACCGTAGGGATTTTGGTATGAAAAAAGGAATTGCCGGCGTAGGGGATAAAGTGAATCTTCATCTATCAGGACAGTGTGAAATGAACTAG
- a CDS encoding CysB family HTH-type transcriptional regulator encodes MNFQQLRIIRETVRQNFNLTEASAALYTSQSGVSKHIKDLEDELGVQLFIRKGKRLLGLTEPGQALLGIVERMLVDADNIKRLADDFNKVDEGTLTIATTHTQARYVLPPIVSQFKKEFPKVHLILQQASPIEITEMLLQGQADIGIATEALTTEDNLASVPYYNWQHSIITPQNHPLASKEHVLIEDLAHYPIITYHGGFTGRSKIDTAFEEAGFDVDIVMSALDADVIKTYVEMNMGIGIVNDVAYDPERDYRLKQIKTDIFGVNTTWIAVRKGHLLRGYGYEFISLCSPDADIKALKKVAYPDE; translated from the coding sequence ATGAATTTCCAACAATTAAGAATTATACGAGAAACGGTTAGACAAAACTTTAATTTAACTGAAGCTTCTGCTGCGCTTTATACTTCACAGTCCGGGGTAAGTAAGCATATTAAAGATCTGGAAGATGAACTGGGGGTGCAGTTATTTATCCGTAAAGGTAAACGTCTACTGGGCTTAACCGAACCAGGTCAGGCACTTTTAGGCATTGTGGAACGCATGCTGGTCGATGCCGACAATATCAAACGTCTGGCCGATGATTTCAATAAAGTCGATGAAGGCACATTGACGATTGCCACGACGCATACCCAGGCGCGTTATGTGTTGCCACCAATTGTCAGCCAATTCAAAAAAGAATTCCCTAAAGTACATTTGATTTTGCAACAGGCCAGCCCGATTGAAATCACGGAAATGCTACTGCAAGGTCAAGCCGATATCGGTATTGCGACCGAAGCACTCACCACTGAAGATAATCTGGCCAGCGTACCTTACTATAACTGGCAACACAGTATTATTACCCCGCAGAATCATCCACTGGCAAGCAAAGAACACGTGCTCATCGAAGATCTGGCGCACTACCCAATTATTACCTATCATGGTGGTTTTACCGGTCGCTCCAAGATTGATACCGCCTTTGAAGAAGCTGGTTTTGATGTAGATATTGTGATGTCCGCGCTTGATGCCGATGTCATCAAGACCTATGTAGAAATGAATATGGGCATCGGCATTGTCAACGATGTGGCCTATGACCCGGAGCGTGATTACCGCTTAAAGCAGATTAAAACCGATATTTTCGGCGTAAATACCACTTGGATTGCAGTGCGTAAAGGTCATTTATTACGCGGTTATGGCTACGAGTTTATTTCACTCTGCTCACCAGACGCAGATATTAAGGCACTGAAAAAAGTGGCTTATCCAGACGAATAA
- a CDS encoding LysE/ArgO family amino acid transporter encodes MFSYMMSGFAVGMSLIVSIGAQNAFVLKQGLKQQHVFWVCVICALSDSILILLGVLGFARVIEHYPDIVIFSKYIGAGFLFYYGLRHAISAFKSTEVLAPSGQLTEHFLQVLMICLAFTWLNPHVYLDTVILIGSISTQYALGKWWFALGAVCASWFFFFSLGYGAKILTPWFQHPKAWKILDAIIACTMWGVAVSLILSI; translated from the coding sequence ATGTTCAGTTATATGATGAGTGGTTTTGCTGTGGGAATGAGCCTGATTGTCAGTATCGGTGCACAGAATGCTTTTGTATTAAAACAAGGTTTAAAACAGCAGCATGTGTTTTGGGTCTGTGTGATTTGTGCCTTATCTGATTCCATTTTAATTCTGCTTGGCGTACTGGGCTTTGCGCGCGTCATTGAACATTATCCGGATATTGTTATATTTTCTAAATATATTGGCGCAGGATTCCTATTTTATTATGGTTTACGCCATGCGATCAGCGCATTTAAATCAACCGAGGTCTTGGCACCAAGTGGTCAGCTCACAGAGCATTTTCTACAAGTACTGATGATCTGCCTGGCTTTTACCTGGCTGAATCCGCATGTTTACTTAGACACAGTCATATTGATTGGATCAATTTCAACCCAATACGCCTTAGGAAAATGGTGGTTTGCTTTAGGTGCTGTCTGTGCTTCCTGGTTTTTTTTCTTTAGTTTGGGATATGGAGCAAAAATACTGACGCCTTGGTTTCAACATCCAAAAGCATGGAAAATACTGGATGCTATTATTGCATGTACCATGTGGGGCGTCGCGGTGTCATTAATACTCAGTATTTGA
- the queE gene encoding 7-carboxy-7-deazaguanine synthase QueE — protein MNTLRSSAIPVSDPSAGLRITEIFYSLQGEANAAGLPTVFIRLTGCPLRCSYCDTTYSFEGGERQSLDDIIQTTLDFKTPYVCVTGGEPLAQPNALPLMQRLADLGCEVSLETSGALDVSKVDPRVSKVLDLKTPTSGEVARNLLSNLDHLTAHDQIKFVICNREDYEWSKQQLELYQLQDKVSTVWFSPAFAVEKGAVRLPPLARDLAQWILEDHLPVRFQLQLHKLLWNDETGR, from the coding sequence ATGAATACGCTTCGATCTTCCGCAATTCCTGTCTCTGATCCGTCTGCGGGTTTACGCATTACGGAGATTTTCTATTCATTGCAAGGTGAAGCCAATGCCGCAGGTCTGCCAACAGTATTTATCCGTTTAACCGGTTGTCCATTACGTTGTAGCTATTGTGATACCACCTATTCCTTTGAAGGCGGTGAGCGTCAGTCTCTGGACGATATCATCCAGACCACGCTTGATTTTAAAACGCCCTATGTCTGTGTGACCGGTGGTGAACCACTGGCACAACCAAATGCCCTACCCCTGATGCAGAGACTTGCGGATTTAGGATGTGAAGTTTCACTTGAAACCAGTGGCGCTTTAGATGTGTCCAAAGTGGATCCGCGTGTTTCCAAAGTCCTCGATTTAAAAACACCAACTTCAGGTGAAGTTGCACGAAATTTGCTTTCTAATCTTGATCATTTAACTGCACATGATCAAATCAAGTTTGTGATATGCAATCGTGAAGACTATGAATGGTCAAAGCAGCAGTTAGAACTGTACCAACTTCAAGACAAAGTGAGTACAGTTTGGTTTTCGCCTGCATTTGCGGTTGAAAAAGGTGCGGTTCGTTTACCACCACTGGCACGTGATTTGGCTCAGTGGATTTTAGAAGACCATCTCCCTGTTCGTTTCCAGTTACAGCTACACAAGTTGTTATGGAATGATGAAACTGGTCGTTAA
- the cysT gene encoding sulfate ABC transporter permease subunit CysT encodes MSQRSRVLPGFGLSLGFTLAYLSLIVLIPLSAVFIKSLGIGWDGLWEILSSERILKSLQLSFTAAIVAALVNVVFGLLLAWCLVRYSFPGKRIVDALVDLPFALPTAVAGIALTSLYAPTGWIGQYLEPIGIQVAYTPIGITLALIFIGLPFVVRTVQPVLSDLETELEEAASALGANRFQIVTKVIFPILLPALITGFALAFARGVGEYGSVIFIAGNQPFETEIAPLMIISRLEEYDYAGATTIAVVMLLISFVMLFLINLLQAWASRRTGRTAR; translated from the coding sequence ATGTCGCAGCGATCCCGAGTGCTGCCAGGATTTGGTCTTTCTCTAGGCTTTACCCTAGCGTATTTGTCATTAATCGTTTTGATCCCGCTGTCAGCTGTTTTTATTAAATCACTGGGCATTGGTTGGGATGGCTTATGGGAAATCCTGAGCTCTGAACGTATCTTGAAATCATTGCAGTTAAGCTTCACCGCAGCCATTGTCGCTGCACTGGTCAATGTAGTATTTGGCCTGTTACTGGCGTGGTGTCTGGTACGTTACAGCTTTCCGGGCAAACGTATTGTCGATGCCCTGGTAGATTTGCCTTTTGCCTTGCCCACTGCGGTTGCGGGTATTGCCCTGACCTCTTTATATGCACCGACCGGCTGGATTGGTCAATATTTAGAACCGATTGGCATTCAAGTCGCTTATACCCCGATTGGTATTACACTGGCATTGATCTTTATTGGCCTGCCTTTTGTGGTGCGTACCGTCCAACCGGTACTGAGTGATCTGGAAACTGAACTGGAAGAAGCGGCTTCTGCACTGGGTGCCAACCGTTTTCAGATCGTGACCAAAGTGATTTTTCCAATTCTGCTGCCTGCACTGATCACTGGTTTTGCTTTGGCCTTTGCCCGTGGTGTCGGTGAATATGGTTCAGTCATCTTTATCGCCGGTAACCAGCCTTTTGAAACGGAAATTGCACCGCTAATGATTATTTCTCGCCTAGAAGAATATGACTATGCCGGTGCAACCACGATTGCTGTCGTCATGCTACTGATTTCCTTCGTGATGCTATTCCTGATTAACTTATTACAAGCATGGGCCAGCCGTCGTACCGGGAGAACTGCGCGATGA
- the cysW gene encoding sulfate ABC transporter permease subunit CysW: MSLNTNSNALAEKLQSRDATREPTWVRYTLLTIALIFFLSCLILPLILVFVEAFKQGVGVYTQALVHPDTLSAVKLTLLTAAIAVPLNVVFGVAAAWSVAKFNFPGKSFLTTIIDLPFSVSPVIAGMMLVLIFGTQGWMGSWLMDHDIKILYAVPAIVLATIFITVPFVARELIPLMEAQGTEEEEAAIVLGASGWQTFWKVTLPNIKWGLIYGVILCNARAMGEFGAVSVVSGHIRGETNTLPLHVEILYNEYTFSAAFAVSSLLALLAIVTLILKTWVELRQEKQDKRNEDSTVS, translated from the coding sequence ATGAGTTTAAATACCAACAGCAATGCGCTGGCTGAAAAGTTGCAATCCCGTGATGCAACCCGTGAGCCAACTTGGGTACGTTATACGCTGCTCACTATTGCCTTAATCTTCTTTTTAAGCTGCCTGATTCTGCCCTTGATTCTGGTTTTTGTTGAAGCCTTTAAACAAGGGGTTGGCGTTTATACCCAAGCGCTGGTGCATCCGGATACTCTGTCGGCAGTAAAACTTACCTTGCTGACGGCTGCAATCGCAGTACCGCTCAACGTCGTATTTGGTGTTGCGGCAGCCTGGTCTGTAGCGAAGTTCAACTTTCCGGGGAAATCATTCCTGACCACCATTATTGATCTCCCTTTCTCGGTTTCACCTGTGATCGCGGGTATGATGCTGGTGCTGATTTTCGGTACCCAAGGCTGGATGGGTTCTTGGCTGATGGATCACGATATCAAGATCCTTTATGCAGTGCCTGCGATTGTCCTAGCGACTATCTTTATTACGGTACCTTTTGTTGCGCGTGAGCTAATTCCGTTAATGGAAGCACAAGGAACCGAAGAAGAAGAAGCTGCGATTGTACTCGGTGCATCTGGCTGGCAGACTTTCTGGAAAGTGACCCTGCCCAATATCAAATGGGGTCTGATCTATGGCGTGATTCTGTGTAATGCGCGGGCCATGGGTGAATTTGGTGCGGTGTCGGTGGTTTCCGGCCATATCCGTGGTGAAACCAATACCTTGCCGCTACACGTCGAAATTCTTTATAACGAATATACCTTTAGTGCTGCGTTTGCCGTGTCTTCGCTTCTGGCTCTCCTCGCAATTGTGACCCTGATTTTAAAAACATGGGTGGAACTGCGCCAGGAAAAACAAGACAAACGTAATGAAGATTCAACAGTTTCTTAA
- the dapD gene encoding 2,3,4,5-tetrahydropyridine-2,6-dicarboxylate N-succinyltransferase: MSQLSTIIEQAFEDRANFTAADCSAEIRQAVEEVIAGLDNGTLRVAEKIDGEWVVHQWIKKAVLLSFKLNDNKPMEACDLRFYDKVETKFSGWTEEQFKAAGVRVVPPAVARKGSFQAKGVILMPSYVNIGAYVDEGTMVDTWATVGSCAQIGKNVHLSGGVGIGGVLEPLQANPTIIEDNCFIGARSEIVEGVIVEEGSVISMGVFIGQSTKIYDRATGEIHYGRVPAGSVVVAGSLPSKCGTYSLYAAIIVKKVDAQTRSKTSLNDLLRED, from the coding sequence ATGTCGCAGCTTTCAACAATCATTGAACAAGCGTTTGAAGACCGTGCGAATTTTACAGCTGCAGATTGCTCTGCTGAAATCCGTCAAGCAGTTGAGGAAGTAATTGCTGGTCTAGACAATGGTACTTTACGTGTTGCTGAAAAAATCGATGGTGAATGGGTTGTTCATCAATGGATTAAAAAAGCGGTATTGTTATCATTTAAATTAAACGACAATAAACCAATGGAAGCTTGTGATCTTCGTTTCTATGACAAAGTAGAAACTAAATTCTCAGGCTGGACTGAAGAGCAGTTTAAGGCAGCTGGTGTACGTGTCGTACCACCTGCTGTCGCACGTAAAGGTTCTTTTCAGGCCAAAGGCGTGATCTTGATGCCTTCTTATGTCAACATCGGTGCTTATGTAGATGAAGGCACGATGGTTGATACCTGGGCAACTGTCGGTTCATGTGCGCAAATTGGTAAAAATGTTCACTTGTCAGGTGGTGTAGGGATTGGTGGTGTGCTTGAACCACTGCAAGCGAATCCAACCATTATTGAAGATAACTGCTTTATCGGTGCACGTTCTGAAATCGTTGAAGGCGTAATCGTTGAAGAAGGTTCTGTGATTTCAATGGGCGTATTCATTGGTCAATCAACCAAGATTTATGACCGTGCCACTGGCGAAATCCACTACGGCCGTGTACCAGCAGGTTCAGTCGTTGTTGCTGGTAGCCTCCCTTCTAAGTGTGGCACTTACAGCCTGTATGCTGCCATCATCGTGAAAAAAGTTGATGCACAAACTCGTTCTAAAACAAGCCTGAACGATCTATTACGCGAAGACTAA
- the carO gene encoding ornithine uptake porin CarO gives MKSLHNILAVSVLALAAGSAMAADETIVTDEGVAEFSFFKPASVRAEVGTTGYGGAISWSANPYVGVTLGYNGGDISWSDDLSINGSDYDLDMDNNLTYLNAEIRPWANWFYMAAGVAYVDNQYDIDRRVRSGETFSVNDVEFRANGDARISGDLSYKNNIAPYLGIGFSPAITNRWGVFGEIGAYYNGNPTVNLTSSGAATPTNPGVIADFNQQVQLEEDDIRNDNEYKWLPVAKLGVSFRF, from the coding sequence ATGAAATCTTTACATAACATTTTAGCAGTATCAGTCTTAGCTCTAGCAGCGGGTTCTGCGATGGCTGCTGATGAAACAATCGTAACAGATGAAGGCGTTGCTGAATTCTCTTTCTTTAAACCAGCTTCTGTTCGTGCTGAAGTCGGTACTACCGGTTATGGTGGTGCAATTTCCTGGAGTGCTAACCCATATGTAGGCGTCACTTTAGGTTATAACGGCGGTGATATTTCCTGGTCGGATGATTTATCAATCAATGGTTCTGATTATGACTTGGATATGGACAATAATCTGACTTATCTAAATGCTGAAATTCGTCCTTGGGCAAACTGGTTCTATATGGCAGCCGGTGTAGCTTATGTTGATAATCAATATGATATCGATCGCCGAGTTCGTTCTGGTGAAACCTTCTCCGTAAATGATGTTGAATTCCGAGCAAATGGAGATGCACGTATTAGTGGTGACCTATCTTATAAAAATAATATTGCACCATACCTAGGTATTGGTTTCTCTCCAGCAATTACTAATCGTTGGGGTGTGTTTGGTGAAATTGGTGCTTACTACAATGGAAATCCAACAGTTAACTTAACTTCAAGTGGAGCTGCTACTCCTACAAATCCTGGAGTCATTGCTGACTTTAACCAACAAGTTCAGCTGGAAGAAGACGATATTCGTAATGACAACGAATATAAGTGGCTACCAGTAGCGAAACTAGGTGTGAGCTTCCGCTTCTAA
- a CDS encoding LysR family transcriptional regulator ArgP has protein sequence MLNAKQCEAFYAVAKTGSFDLAAEQLNITASAVTLRVQSLEKKLGQLLLVRDRPCRVTQSGQTLLHYLQHQRLLEQNLMQDLGGQLQHEGFYCLNIATNADSLATWLLPTLQTQLIQHKIVLHFQVDDQSQTHHLLEAGLVNACLSTESKAMKGCRAELIGQMQYRLVATPDFSRNWFHQGVHRDALRLAPAIIFNEKDQLHTQFIQHEFGLNLAQYPHFFIPSTHAFFDAIVMGLGYGWLPDYQTRDLLESGRLLELSSEMRIEVPLYWHHWKEQSSALEILGECLKQHAQTTMNQPITT, from the coding sequence ATGCTGAATGCGAAACAATGTGAGGCTTTTTATGCAGTTGCAAAAACGGGAAGTTTCGATCTGGCTGCCGAACAGCTAAATATTACCGCCTCGGCAGTGACCCTACGTGTTCAAAGTCTGGAAAAAAAATTGGGACAATTGCTTTTGGTGAGAGATCGGCCTTGCCGCGTGACCCAATCAGGACAAACTTTATTGCATTATTTACAGCATCAACGTTTGCTAGAACAGAATCTGATGCAGGATCTGGGTGGACAGCTGCAACATGAAGGTTTCTACTGCCTGAATATTGCCACCAATGCTGATTCACTCGCGACCTGGCTATTACCAACCTTACAAACCCAGCTGATCCAGCATAAAATTGTGCTGCATTTTCAGGTAGATGATCAATCACAGACTCATCATCTGTTAGAAGCAGGTCTCGTCAATGCCTGTTTGAGTACAGAGAGTAAGGCAATGAAAGGTTGCCGGGCTGAGTTGATCGGACAGATGCAGTATCGTCTGGTCGCCACCCCTGACTTTTCCCGAAACTGGTTTCATCAAGGGGTACATCGGGATGCGCTACGCCTTGCCCCTGCCATTATTTTTAATGAAAAAGACCAACTCCATACCCAATTTATTCAGCACGAATTTGGCCTGAACCTTGCTCAATATCCTCATTTCTTTATTCCATCGACCCATGCATTTTTTGATGCGATTGTCATGGGTCTAGGATATGGCTGGCTGCCGGACTATCAAACCAGGGATTTGCTGGAGTCAGGTCGACTGCTTGAACTTTCAAGTGAGATGCGAATTGAAGTACCCTTGTATTGGCATCACTGGAAAGAACAGTCGTCTGCCCTGGAAATTTTAGG
- a CDS encoding OmpP1/FadL family transporter encodes MHNKLNYTKMINHKFALFSTGLFFSGAGYAAAFEQSNQSIQSFFEKNHYAEVSLAWVRPDISGQVQHTEELQQLGITDFSTGNLAHNQLISNAALKFQLNPQVSWGLIYDQPYSIDIAYRYDPVFAGAALPIEAATIQFESHNLTSLIGFRPDADWNFYTGLSYQSLEGNLYLSGQTFYIFNGYRATFERDPAWGWLAGISYQIPEYFFRTALTYRSAITHHNKTTESIIVGTNPAPYTEIQTPQSVNLDFQTALTDQNALYGTLRWSNWQNFVIQPPKFGAVIDYAALQFPEVKSFRMIDYRKDQWSGKIGLAHQWPSFGINSIELLWDSGTGNPASTLNPSDGYWGIGLSHLYKIQETWDIATGLYYLKFQKPEISLSEPITPQIAGLSAVSDNSAWILGLKLGYHF; translated from the coding sequence ATGCATAATAAATTGAATTATACCAAGATGATCAATCATAAATTTGCTCTTTTCTCCACGGGCTTGTTTTTCTCCGGGGCAGGTTATGCAGCAGCGTTTGAACAATCTAACCAAAGCATCCAATCGTTTTTTGAAAAAAATCATTATGCTGAAGTTTCATTGGCCTGGGTTCGCCCTGATATCAGCGGTCAGGTACAACATACCGAAGAGCTACAACAATTAGGCATCACCGATTTTTCAACAGGAAATCTTGCCCACAACCAATTGATCTCCAATGCAGCATTAAAATTCCAGTTGAATCCTCAAGTGTCGTGGGGACTGATTTACGATCAACCTTATTCTATAGATATCGCTTATCGTTATGATCCTGTTTTTGCAGGTGCAGCACTTCCGATTGAGGCTGCTACCATTCAATTTGAGAGCCATAATTTGACCTCATTAATTGGCTTTCGACCAGACGCTGACTGGAATTTTTATACAGGGCTAAGTTATCAAAGCTTAGAGGGAAATTTATATTTATCCGGGCAGACATTTTATATATTCAATGGTTATCGAGCCACATTTGAACGAGATCCCGCTTGGGGCTGGCTTGCAGGAATCAGTTATCAGATTCCTGAATATTTTTTTAGAACCGCACTGACCTATCGTTCTGCAATTACTCATCACAATAAAACCACTGAATCCATTATTGTAGGTACAAATCCAGCACCTTATACAGAAATTCAAACTCCACAATCTGTGAACTTGGATTTTCAGACAGCTTTAACTGATCAAAATGCGCTCTATGGCACGCTGCGTTGGTCAAACTGGCAAAATTTCGTGATCCAGCCGCCTAAATTTGGCGCTGTAATTGACTATGCGGCCTTACAGTTCCCTGAAGTAAAATCTTTTAGAATGATTGATTATCGTAAGGATCAATGGTCTGGAAAAATCGGACTTGCTCATCAATGGCCATCTTTTGGCATAAATTCTATCGAACTCTTATGGGATTCTGGTACAGGAAATCCGGCTTCAACTCTGAATCCGAGTGATGGCTATTGGGGCATCGGACTAAGTCATCTTTATAAGATTCAAGAAACCTGGGATATTGCGACAGGACTATATTATTTAAAGTTTCAAAAACCTGAAATTTCCTTATCAGAACCTATTACGCCACAGATCGCAGGTTTATCCGCAGTTTCTGATAACAGTGCCTGGATCCTAGGTTTGAAACTGGGTTATCACTTTTAA
- the queC gene encoding 7-cyano-7-deazaguanine synthase QueC, translating to MRPRAIVLLSGGLDSTTCLAWAQARYECIALSFRYGQRSTTELDAAKALTQRAGVEHRVINIDLGNLGGSALTDHSIDVPDHEQSGIPITYVPARNTIFLSYALAAAEVFKAEAIVIGINAVDYSGYPDCRPEFIDAFANMARLATKVGVEGQALKFETPLLHLSKANIIRLGIEHGVDYSQTVSCYQADDQGRACGKCDSCRLRKQGFADAGVEDPTRYIP from the coding sequence ATGCGCCCTCGTGCCATTGTCCTGTTATCTGGCGGATTAGACTCAACAACATGTCTGGCTTGGGCACAGGCACGCTATGAATGTATCGCACTCAGTTTTCGATATGGTCAGCGTTCAACGACCGAGCTGGATGCAGCAAAAGCTTTAACGCAACGTGCGGGTGTGGAACATCGCGTCATCAATATTGATCTGGGTAATCTGGGTGGCTCAGCCCTTACCGATCATAGCATTGACGTGCCGGATCATGAACAGTCAGGTATCCCGATTACCTATGTTCCTGCACGTAATACCATCTTCCTGTCTTATGCCCTGGCAGCGGCAGAAGTGTTTAAAGCCGAAGCAATTGTGATCGGAATTAATGCGGTTGATTACTCGGGCTATCCGGATTGCCGACCGGAATTTATTGACGCATTTGCCAATATGGCACGCCTTGCAACCAAGGTTGGCGTAGAGGGTCAAGCGCTTAAATTTGAAACACCTTTGTTACATTTATCCAAAGCAAATATTATTCGCTTAGGTATTGAACATGGCGTAGACTACAGTCAAACGGTGTCATGCTATCAAGCAGATGACCAAGGACGTGCCTGTGGCAAATGCGACAGTTGTCGTTTACGTAAACAGGGTTTTGCGGACGCAGGTGTTGAAGACCCGACACGTTATATACCGTAA
- a CDS encoding sulfate/molybdate ABC transporter ATP-binding protein: MSIQVQNIEKHFGAFHALKNISLDFPDGQLVALLGPSGCGKTTLLRIIAGLESADGGQVILEGQDATNVHVREREVGFVFQHYALFRHMTVFDNIAFGLRVRPRKTRPSEAEIKKRVTRLLDLVQLGFLADRYPAQLSGGQRQRIALARALAVEPRVLLLDEPFGALDAKVRKELRRWLRTLHDELHITSIFVTHDQEEALEVADQIVVMNKGNVEQIGSPREVYETPKTPFVFDFLGQANRFEGQNNAGIIQLGEDRIQFEGAKNAAQGEVILFARPDELRIHAQPHDNAIQATFIRELWIAGKVVAELNDRQGNLIEILLTPDEARAHQFRPNQTVWLSAVNLHLFENQVA; this comes from the coding sequence ATGAGTATTCAAGTACAAAATATTGAAAAACACTTTGGTGCATTCCACGCACTAAAAAACATTTCGCTGGATTTCCCAGATGGTCAACTGGTCGCACTTCTTGGCCCATCCGGCTGTGGTAAAACCACTTTGCTACGGATTATTGCCGGTCTGGAATCTGCGGATGGCGGTCAGGTGATTTTAGAAGGTCAGGATGCCACCAATGTACATGTGCGTGAGCGTGAAGTTGGCTTTGTATTCCAGCACTATGCCCTATTCCGCCATATGACGGTATTTGACAATATTGCCTTTGGCCTGCGTGTGCGTCCACGTAAAACTCGTCCATCGGAAGCGGAAATTAAAAAACGTGTGACACGTTTACTCGACTTGGTTCAGCTCGGTTTCCTTGCTGACCGATATCCAGCTCAACTTTCTGGGGGTCAGCGTCAGCGTATTGCCCTTGCACGTGCTCTGGCCGTTGAACCACGTGTATTATTACTAGATGAACCTTTCGGTGCACTGGATGCCAAAGTGCGTAAGGAACTGCGTCGCTGGTTACGTACCCTGCATGACGAATTGCATATTACTTCTATTTTCGTAACACACGATCAGGAAGAAGCGCTTGAAGTTGCAGATCAAATCGTAGTAATGAACAAAGGCAATGTAGAGCAGATCGGTTCACCGCGTGAGGTCTATGAAACCCCGAAAACTCCATTTGTATTCGACTTTTTGGGTCAGGCGAACCGTTTTGAAGGTCAGAACAATGCAGGCATCATCCAGCTCGGCGAAGACCGCATTCAATTTGAGGGTGCAAAAAATGCCGCTCAAGGTGAAGTGATTTTATTCGCGCGTCCAGATGAACTACGCATTCATGCACAGCCACACGACAATGCCATTCAAGCGACTTTCATTCGTGAATTATGGATCGCGGGTAAAGTCGTTGCAGAGCTAAATGACCGTCAAGGCAATCTGATTGAAATTTTACTGACGCCTGATGAAGCGAGAGCGCACCAATTCCGCCCAAATCAAACTGTTTGGTTAAGTGCGGTGAACTTGCATTTATTTGAAAACCAGGTCGCTTAA
- a CDS encoding peroxiredoxin, whose product MSEISLLDQNFPATTGEINLTQLNTEWLVIYFYPKDSTPGCTTQAVGFSCLKDQFDALNTTILGVSRDSVKAHQNFTEKQNLSINLISDKEEILCHHFDVIKEKNMYGKQVMGIERSTFIFHNGQLVKEYRKVKAAGHAEQVLEDLKALQAA is encoded by the coding sequence ATGTCTGAAATCAGTTTGCTTGACCAGAATTTTCCTGCGACGACAGGCGAAATCAATTTAACCCAGTTAAATACAGAATGGCTGGTGATTTATTTTTATCCTAAAGATTCTACGCCAGGCTGTACGACTCAGGCAGTTGGCTTTTCCTGTTTAAAAGATCAGTTTGATGCTTTAAACACCACAATTCTTGGCGTATCCCGTGATTCGGTAAAAGCGCATCAGAACTTTACTGAAAAGCAGAATTTGAGTATCAATCTGATCAGCGATAAAGAAGAAATTTTGTGTCATCATTTTGATGTGATTAAAGAAAAGAACATGTATGGCAAACAAGTGATGGGCATTGAGCGTTCGACTTTCATTTTCCATAATGGTCAACTGGTGAAAGAATACCGTAAAGTGAAAGCAGCCGGTCATGCTGAGCAAGTGCTGGAAGATTTAAAAGCATTGCAAGCTGCTTAA